A part of Helicobacter fennelliae genomic DNA contains:
- a CDS encoding phospholipase D family protein, translated as MNDAYVTATFVICIFILAGCASIVPSTHHLKEPLQKSSFNAYNPLSSPLSLPYLEELRDITKSGAMLISDGSYALLHRATLARMAKYSIEIQTYIYKNDIASQVLMHEIWQAANRGVQIKILVDDNGLDSDYSDIIALNNHPNIEVRIFNPYRNRIKLFRLSEMVLDFKRVNRRMHNKMFIVDGIALIVGGRNIADNYFDNTLGVNFSDTDAFFLGQVAKEAQESFKEYWEYHRSIPVEFLPSKRKMKKFLKNYSKVIQELESDTGEWQKYHDVMQVFIDNYQHKKNKIYWGNGVLVADSPEKIDAKNPTSKILAQLTKILENVTDSVYISSAYFVPGKKGFEGIKESMQKGINYFILTNSLSSTDVLAVYSAWERYRDKLVKINANIYEYRKSEGTIKIRGKVSSGASLHSKIFVFDNKISCVGSFNLDPRSSVINTEVVAIFDNEEFAKEMTKLIQIDMQKAWKLKRINNKTTWCAYDDESDNKTLCFTHSPDTSWWVRFVSVLAKIMPENQM; from the coding sequence ATGAATGATGCTTATGTAACGGCAACGTTTGTTATTTGTATATTTATTTTGGCGGGTTGCGCTTCTATCGTGCCTTCGACTCATCATCTCAAAGAGCCTTTGCAAAAAAGTAGCTTCAATGCGTATAATCCGCTTAGTAGCCCGCTCTCACTGCCCTATCTTGAAGAGCTTAGAGACATCACCAAAAGTGGAGCGATGCTTATCTCTGATGGCTCATACGCACTCCTTCATCGAGCAACTTTAGCAAGAATGGCAAAGTATTCAATCGAAATACAAACATACATCTACAAAAACGACATCGCCTCACAGGTGCTTATGCACGAGATTTGGCAGGCAGCAAATCGTGGCGTGCAAATCAAAATCCTTGTCGATGATAATGGGCTAGATTCTGATTATTCAGACATTATCGCGCTCAATAACCATCCAAATATCGAAGTGCGTATATTTAATCCTTATCGCAATAGAATCAAGCTCTTTCGCCTCTCTGAAATGGTGCTTGACTTTAAACGTGTCAATCGTCGAATGCATAACAAAATGTTTATCGTTGATGGGATTGCGCTCATTGTGGGTGGGCGCAATATCGCTGATAATTATTTTGACAATACTTTGGGGGTGAATTTTTCTGATACAGATGCGTTTTTCTTAGGGCAGGTCGCCAAAGAAGCGCAAGAGAGTTTCAAGGAATATTGGGAATATCATCGCTCAATTCCTGTTGAGTTTTTGCCCTCCAAACGCAAGATGAAAAAATTTTTGAAAAATTACTCAAAAGTCATTCAAGAGCTAGAATCTGATACAGGAGAATGGCAAAAATATCACGATGTTATGCAAGTTTTTATTGATAATTACCAGCACAAAAAAAATAAAATCTATTGGGGTAATGGCGTACTTGTGGCGGATTCTCCAGAAAAAATTGATGCTAAGAATCCGACAAGCAAGATTCTAGCACAGCTTACAAAAATCCTTGAGAATGTTACAGATTCTGTGTATATCTCTTCGGCGTATTTTGTGCCGGGCAAAAAGGGCTTTGAGGGCATTAAAGAATCTATGCAAAAAGGGATTAATTATTTTATTTTGACAAATTCGCTCTCAAGCACTGATGTTTTGGCGGTGTATTCTGCGTGGGAGCGGTATAGGGATAAATTAGTCAAAATCAATGCCAATATCTATGAATACAGAAAAAGTGAGGGTACAATCAAAATCCGCGGTAAAGTAAGCTCTGGGGCGAGCTTGCATAGCAAAATATTTGTGTTTGATAATAAAATATCTTGTGTTGGGAGCTTTAATCTTGATCCACGTTCAAGTGTGATTAATACTGAAGTTGTGGCGATATTTGATAATGAGGAATTTGCAAAAGAAATGACAAAGCTTATCCAAATCGATATGCAAAAAGCTTGGAAGCTTAAGCGGATTAATAACAAAACAACTTGGTGTGCTTATGATGATGAAAGCGATAATAAAACGCTTTGTTTTACGCATTCGCCGGATACAAGCTGGTGGGTGAGGTTTGTGAGTGTGCTTGCAAAGATTATGCCAGAGAATCAAATGTAG
- a CDS encoding flagellin A encodes MAFQINTNINALNAHASGVGTQLGLKNSLEKLSSGLRINKAADDASGMTIADSLRSQASALGQAISNTNDGIGIIQIADKAMDEMLKILDTVKVKATQAAQDGQTKDSRKAIQSDIIRLIQGLDYIGNTTSYNGQALLSGQWTNKEFQVGAYSNQSIKASIGATTSDKIGQVRLETGVMITASGEVALKFRQVDGVNDVQLETVKISTSAGTGLGNLAEIINKSSDRSGIRANAVVLSTSDSEVKAGEIRGMVINGFTIGDILGIKQADSDGRLVQAINAASSETGVEAFTDNKGRLNLRSIDGRGIEVKVNQQGGGAGGQQQGTLAISGINGQDLAGTGSVNYGRLSLTRLDSHDIIITGTNISATGFGANQNAAETIVNLRDVLGFFNESVRSAAGANENNAIAEGNDVLGAGVTTLRGAMVVMDIAESAQKMLDKIRADLGSVQGQFTATVNNITVTQVNVKAAESQIREVDFASESAEFNKLSILAQSGSYAMSQANAAQQNILRLLS; translated from the coding sequence ATGGCTTTTCAAATTAACACAAACATAAATGCGCTTAACGCACATGCTTCAGGTGTAGGCACACAATTAGGTCTTAAAAATTCTTTGGAAAAATTAAGCTCAGGGCTTAGAATCAACAAAGCAGCAGATGATGCTTCTGGTATGACTATCGCTGATAGCTTAAGAAGTCAAGCAAGTGCTCTAGGTCAAGCAATCAGCAACACAAATGATGGTATCGGTATCATTCAAATCGCTGATAAGGCAATGGACGAAATGCTTAAAATCCTTGACACAGTGAAAGTCAAAGCGACACAAGCCGCACAAGATGGACAAACCAAAGACTCAAGAAAGGCTATCCAAAGCGACATTATTCGTTTGATTCAAGGGTTGGATTATATCGGTAATACAACATCTTACAACGGACAAGCTTTGCTTTCTGGTCAATGGACAAACAAAGAATTCCAAGTTGGTGCGTATTCAAACCAATCAATCAAAGCATCAATCGGAGCTACAACATCTGACAAAATCGGGCAAGTGCGCTTAGAAACAGGTGTGATGATTACAGCTTCTGGTGAAGTTGCATTGAAATTCCGACAAGTTGATGGAGTTAATGACGTGCAACTTGAAACTGTCAAAATCTCAACTTCTGCTGGCACAGGTCTAGGAAACCTCGCTGAAATCATCAACAAAAGCTCCGATAGAAGCGGAATCCGCGCAAACGCAGTTGTGCTCTCAACTTCAGATTCTGAAGTCAAAGCTGGTGAGATCCGCGGAATGGTTATCAATGGCTTTACAATCGGTGATATTCTCGGTATCAAGCAAGCTGATAGCGATGGTCGTTTGGTGCAAGCAATCAATGCTGCAAGCTCTGAAACAGGTGTAGAAGCATTCACAGATAATAAAGGTCGTTTGAATCTTAGAAGTATCGATGGACGCGGAATTGAAGTCAAAGTCAACCAACAAGGTGGTGGAGCTGGTGGGCAACAACAAGGCACTCTAGCGATCTCTGGAATCAATGGTCAAGATCTAGCTGGCACAGGCTCTGTAAATTATGGTCGCCTTTCTTTGACAAGACTCGATTCTCACGACATCATCATCACTGGGACAAATATCAGTGCAACTGGATTTGGAGCTAACCAAAATGCTGCTGAAACCATTGTCAATCTCCGTGATGTTTTGGGTTTCTTTAATGAATCTGTGCGATCTGCTGCTGGTGCAAATGAAAATAACGCTATTGCTGAGGGTAATGATGTGTTAGGTGCTGGTGTTACGACATTACGAGGCGCAATGGTCGTTATGGATATCGCAGAATCTGCTCAAAAAATGCTTGACAAAATCCGCGCGGATCTTGGTTCTGTGCAAGGGCAATTCACTGCGACAGTCAATAACATCACCGTAACTCAAGTGAATGTCAAAGCGGCTGAAAGTCAAATTCGTGAAGTGGATTTTGCAAGTGAGTCTGCAGAGTTTAACAAATTGAGTATCCTCGCTCAATCTGGAAGCTATGCGATGAGCCAAGCAAACGCCGCTCAACAAAACATCTTAAGACTTCTTTCTTAA
- a CDS encoding propionyl-CoA synthetase — translation MSIYAQTYQESISDPERFWAEAAKKVHWYNEWDKVLDSSGEHYRWFVGGCMNTCYNALDLHIHNGKGDQIALIYDSPVTDTKKKYTYKKLRDRVAKVAGILANKGVVKGDRVVIYMPMIPEAVIAMLACARLGAIHSVVFGGFAAHELAARIEDAKPRVVMSASCGIEVSNIIEYKPILDEAIKKSSHKPTTCIIWQRPQFKANMLPWRDVDWESEEEKTKGVDPVPVDATDPLYILYTSGTTGSPKGVIRSNGGHSVAMKWSMDNIYNVKTGDVILTASDVGWVVGHSYIVYGPLMNGATTVLYEGKPVRTPNPGAFWRMVEEHKINVLFSAPTAFRAIRKEDPKAQWLKNFNLESLRAIFVAGERCDSDTLKWIQKVTQKPVIDNWWQTETGWAIVANPLGLEPQPIKPGSPTKPMPGFNLKVLDENGKELKHDKKGALCLKLPLPPASLMGIWENDERYRRGYLDQFPGYYITGDTGYIDKDGYVYVLGRMDGIINVARHRLSTGEMEEIIAKHPDVAECAVIGVNDELKGEIPMGFIVLKNGIERDHDGIVEGVVALVRQEIGAVACFKIACVVEALPKTRSGKILRKTLREIADGVDFKIPATIENESVLRNCEGVIHKLGYPKKLDSSKF, via the coding sequence ATGAGTATTTATGCGCAAACTTATCAAGAATCCATTAGCGACCCAGAGAGATTCTGGGCTGAAGCCGCTAAAAAGGTGCATTGGTATAATGAATGGGACAAAGTGCTTGACTCAAGCGGAGAGCATTATAGGTGGTTTGTTGGAGGCTGTATGAATACCTGCTACAACGCCCTTGATTTGCATATTCACAATGGCAAGGGCGATCAAATAGCATTGATATATGATTCGCCTGTAACAGACACAAAGAAAAAATACACCTACAAAAAACTTCGCGATAGAGTCGCAAAAGTAGCCGGAATCTTGGCAAATAAAGGCGTTGTCAAAGGCGATAGGGTTGTGATTTATATGCCTATGATTCCTGAAGCTGTGATTGCTATGCTTGCTTGCGCGAGACTTGGCGCGATTCATAGTGTCGTGTTTGGAGGATTTGCAGCACACGAGCTTGCCGCAAGGATAGAAGACGCCAAACCGCGCGTGGTGATGAGTGCGAGCTGTGGCATAGAAGTAAGCAATATCATAGAATACAAGCCTATTTTAGATGAAGCGATCAAAAAATCAAGCCACAAACCCACTACTTGTATCATCTGGCAACGACCGCAGTTTAAAGCAAATATGTTGCCATGGCGTGATGTGGATTGGGAAAGCGAAGAGGAAAAAACAAAAGGAGTCGATCCTGTGCCCGTAGATGCTACTGATCCGCTGTATATCCTCTACACTTCGGGCACGACAGGCTCACCAAAAGGCGTCATACGCTCAAATGGTGGACATTCTGTGGCGATGAAATGGTCTATGGATAATATCTATAATGTCAAAACCGGCGATGTCATACTTACTGCTTCTGATGTAGGCTGGGTTGTGGGGCATTCTTATATCGTATATGGTCCTTTGATGAATGGTGCTACAACGGTGCTTTATGAGGGCAAACCGGTGCGCACACCAAATCCGGGGGCGTTTTGGCGAATGGTAGAAGAGCATAAAATCAATGTGCTTTTCTCTGCGCCTACTGCGTTTCGTGCGATAAGAAAAGAAGATCCAAAAGCCCAATGGCTCAAAAACTTCAATCTTGAGAGTTTGAGGGCGATTTTTGTAGCCGGCGAGCGATGTGATAGCGATACGCTCAAATGGATACAAAAAGTTACCCAAAAGCCTGTGATTGATAATTGGTGGCAAACAGAAACAGGCTGGGCGATCGTGGCAAATCCTTTAGGGCTTGAACCTCAACCAATCAAGCCCGGAAGCCCTACAAAGCCAATGCCCGGCTTTAACCTAAAAGTGCTTGATGAAAACGGAAAAGAACTCAAACACGACAAAAAAGGAGCATTATGCCTCAAACTTCCTTTGCCACCTGCAAGCCTTATGGGAATTTGGGAGAATGATGAGAGATACCGCCGAGGCTATCTTGATCAGTTTCCGGGATATTACATCACGGGCGATACAGGCTATATCGATAAAGACGGCTATGTGTATGTTTTAGGCAGAATGGACGGAATCATCAATGTCGCAAGGCATAGGCTCTCAACCGGAGAAATGGAAGAAATCATAGCCAAGCACCCCGATGTGGCAGAATGTGCAGTTATCGGGGTGAATGATGAACTCAAAGGCGAAATTCCTATGGGCTTTATCGTGCTTAAAAACGGTATAGAAAGAGATCATGATGGCATAGTTGAAGGCGTTGTGGCATTAGTCAGACAAGAAATCGGAGCGGTGGCGTGTTTTAAAATCGCTTGCGTGGTTGAGGCATTACCCAAAACACGAAGTGGCAAAATCCTAAGAAAAACGCTTCGAGAAATCGCTGATGGAGTGGATTTTAAGATTCCAGCAACTATTGAAAACGAAAGTGTTTTGAGAAATTGCGAGGGGGTAATCCATAAATTAGGCTATCCAAAAAAGCTAGATTCTAGTAAATTCTAG